A part of Oncorhynchus gorbuscha isolate QuinsamMale2020 ecotype Even-year linkage group LG09, OgorEven_v1.0, whole genome shotgun sequence genomic DNA contains:
- the mrpl24 gene encoding probable 39S ribosomal protein L24, mitochondrial — protein sequence MRLTAILSMAAKAAFPKDYRYGTSRPWTIAAKRLNPPGKKRRKVFIEPIAYEDWSVFKGDTVEILSGKDKGKQGKVAQVFRHRNWVILDGLNTHFRYIGKTADYRGTYIASEAPLLIRDISLVDPTDRKPTEVEWRFTEEGEKVRVSLRTGRIVPKPVFQRRDGIVPQQWKDGPKDTSPEETLEKTYTPSLKTLEEEVMEKLGIEEPRRNRKTYWY from the exons ATGCGATTAACAGCCATACTGTCGATGGCCGCTAAGGCTGCCTTCCCTAAAGACTACCGCTACGGCACAAGTCGGCCATGGACCATAGCTGCCAAGAGATTGAACCCACCAGGCAAGAAGAGAAGAAAGGTGTTCATTGAGCCCATAGCTTATGAGGACTGGTCTGTTTTCAAAGGGGACACA GTTGAGATTCTCTCAGGGAAAGACAAAGGAAAGCAGGGCAAAGTGGCCCAGGTCTTCAGACACAGAAACTGGGTCATCCTGGACGGGCTGAACACG CATTTCAGGTACATTGGGAAAACTGCAGATTACCGGGGGACCTATATTGCCAGCGAGGCTCCCCTTCTAATCCGAGACATCTCACTTGTCGACCCTACTGACAG GAAACCCACTGAGGTGGAGTGGAGGTTcacagaggagggggagaaggtgcGCGTCTCCCTCCGGACGGGCCGCATTGTCCCCAAACCAGTGTTCCAGCGCAGAGACGGCATCGTACCGCAGCAGTGGAAGG ACGGCCCCAAGGACACCAGTCCGGAGGAAACCCTGGAGAAGACTTACACGCCCTCCCTCAAGActctggaggaggaggtgatggagaAACTGGGCATCGAGGAACCCCGGAGGAACCGGAAGACCTACTGGTACTGA